Genomic DNA from Paracoccus aminophilus JCM 7686:
CCTCGGACGCGACAGCCTGCTTCAACTGCTTTCAGATGCAAAGGCCGGAGCTTTTGAGGTAGTAATTGTTGAGGAATTGGATCGCCTGTCGCGCGACATGGAGGATCTCGCGGGCATCCATAAACGCCTGTCATTTGCTGGCGTCGAAATCATGGCTGTCCATGAAGGGGTTGCATCGACAGTGACCGTCGGCCTTCGGGGATTGGTCGGCCAACTATTTCGCGAAGACAATGCCCGCAAAATCCGTCGCGGTCTTAGCGGGCGTGTGAGCCAGGGCTTGTCGGCTGGCGGCCGAGCATTTGGTTATCGCCCCCATCCGAACGAAAAGGGGCGACTTCTCATCCAGGAGGAGGAAGCCGTAGTGATCCGGCGCATCTTCCGCGAGTTTTCCGAGGGCCGCTCGCCAATCGACATCGCGGTAAATCTCACCCGTGACGGTTGCCCGATGCCACGATCGGCAACGGCATGGCAATCGAGCACGATTTATGGCTGGGCCGAGCGGCGGTCCGGCATCCTGCGCAATGACCTCTATGCGGGGCGCATCGTTTGGAACAAGTCAAAGATGGTCAAGGACCCCGAGACTGGCCGCAGGGTCTCGCGACCAAACCAGCAGTGCGACTGGCAAATCACCGACGCGCCCGACCTGCGGATTATCGAGCAAGACCTCTGGGAAAAGGTGCAGGCTATGATCGAGCCGAAGCCTCACGCAACCCAATCCGACCGCGCGAAAATGCGCCGTCCGGTCAGACCTCTGTCCGGCTTACTGCGCTGCGGCGCTTGTGGCGGCGGTATGTCAGCCAAGGGCAAAGACAAAAGTGGGCGCACCCGGATCGAGTGCACCCGCCATTCGTCTAGCCGGAGCTGCCCCGCGCCACGGACCTGGTATCTTGACCTTGTTGAGGAGGCTGTGATCGGGCTCCTGCGCAGGGAGCTCGACAAGCCAGATCTGCTGAAACTCTATGTCGCCGAATACAATCGGGCTCGAGCTGAATTCGCTGCAGCAAACGTCCAAAGGCGCGGGAAAATGGAACGCCGCATCCATCAGCTAGATTCTGAGATCTCGCGGCTGGTCCAGTTTGTGACGCGGGGAATCGGTGACACGGATCGAATTGCACATGAATATGAGGCAAAATGCGCAGAGCTGACCGATGCCAAGCTTGAGCTGTCTTTAGAACCACCTCCACTCAGCGCGGTAACACTGCACCCGATGGCGATGGAGGGCTACAGGAAAGACCTACTGACGCTCGCCCCGATCATGGGGGCGGACCACAGCGGCGGTTCGGCAAGCTTTGCCAGCACGCTGCGCAAGCTCATTGAAAGCGTGACAGTTTCAGAAACAGCAGCGGGACAAATGGAGGTGATCGTAACGGGCCATCTACGGGCCCTGATCGACGCCCCGCGAATGTCTCGTAAACATTCGGGGGGAACCATGGTAGCGGAGGAGGGATTTGAACCCCCGACACAAGGATTATGATTCCTCTGCTCTAACCAGCTGAGCTACTCCGCCACGGGTGAAGCGGGTTTTATTGGTGGAGGCGGGGGGCGTCAAGCGTCGAAATCATGAATCTCGGTATTTTTTCCAGACGCCGCGCAAAATATTGAAAACAAAGAAAAAGGGGCGTCTCCGCCCCTTTCCGTTACGCCTTTGCTTTGACCACCTGCAAGAGCGGCATGACGTCCGACATGTCCGGACCATGCGCCTGCCCGGTCAGCGCCTTGCGCAGCGGCATGAAGAGCCCCTTGCCCTTGCGCCCGGTCGCTTCCTTGACGGCTGCAGTGAACTCGCCCCAGCTCGTATCGGTATAGGGCGGCGGCGGCAGCAGCTTCATCGCCTCGGCAATGAAATCGGCATCCTCGGGGTCGATCTCGGGCTCGGCGCCCTGATGGAAGATCGTCCACCACGCGCCGAGATCGTCGAGCTTGGTGATGTTTTGCGAGGCGACGCGCCAGAAACGCTCGGCCAGATCGTCCGGCACGCCAAGCGCCTTGATCCGCTCGGCCACTTCCGACAAGGGCCGGCGCTGGTTCGCTTCGCGCGTCAGCGGCAGCAACTCTTCGGGGTCGAATTTCGTCGGCGAAGCGCCGAATTGCTTGAGATCGAACCCGTCCGCCAGCTCTTCGAGCGACA
This window encodes:
- a CDS encoding recombinase family protein; protein product: MSRRLKREGTDPLTRKAVSYSRYSTDLQNERSIEDQEALIRRYAAINGLTLDRCYSDAAQSGASILGRDSLLQLLSDAKAGAFEVVIVEELDRLSRDMEDLAGIHKRLSFAGVEIMAVHEGVASTVTVGLRGLVGQLFREDNARKIRRGLSGRVSQGLSAGGRAFGYRPHPNEKGRLLIQEEEAVVIRRIFREFSEGRSPIDIAVNLTRDGCPMPRSATAWQSSTIYGWAERRSGILRNDLYAGRIVWNKSKMVKDPETGRRVSRPNQQCDWQITDAPDLRIIEQDLWEKVQAMIEPKPHATQSDRAKMRRPVRPLSGLLRCGACGGGMSAKGKDKSGRTRIECTRHSSSRSCPAPRTWYLDLVEEAVIGLLRRELDKPDLLKLYVAEYNRARAEFAAANVQRRGKMERRIHQLDSEISRLVQFVTRGIGDTDRIAHEYEAKCAELTDAKLELSLEPPPLSAVTLHPMAMEGYRKDLLTLAPIMGADHSGGSASFASTLRKLIESVTVSETAAGQMEVIVTGHLRALIDAPRMSRKHSGGTMVAEEGFEPPTQGL